A genomic segment from Diospyros lotus cultivar Yz01 chromosome 5, ASM1463336v1, whole genome shotgun sequence encodes:
- the LOC127802228 gene encoding uncharacterized protein LOC127802228, producing the protein MRRALDQYKLLDRFLQGPLGHFLKMSLSLHLTAPQLIYHVLLREVTFLGVRHDEMWFEISGTPYRYGMQEFILISGLRFGAIDRESLELKPIEPESLHARLFSQHKKWVTGDDIELLISTREDMVSEDALKLIYITVVDMFLLGQDERGHVDDFLWTMAEDLHAFKTFPWGTYVYSKSQHYIRLARKERKLTSKGGKKINLYGFVWEFKITEMLKQTLDMLRRIDGEMSQASIVRFWEQEYEGNMRVFASSIVSVLEEWTGFIDGHTNGSLPWWTVDYICLKDRRVVIYDSNAMNEENRRSRAESIQPLVSLLPILLKKAAYYEHVTATATLDRDWEVENTDPQKLPQQPDGASCGCYVIKYVEDILRHNEDHWQMHPTVDVRTLWRQIGIFLYRHSTCY; encoded by the exons ATGCGTCGTGCTCTAGACCAATACAAGTTATTGGATAGATTTCTACAGGGCCCATTAGGACATTTCTTGAAGATGTCTTTGTCCCTCCATTTGACTGCACCACAATTGATATATCATGTTCTACTTAGGGAGGTGACATTTCTGGGTGTCCGCCATGATGAGATGTGGTTCGAGATTAGCGGCACACCATACAGGTATGGGATGCAAGAGTTCATACTTATTAGTGGACTCCGATTTGGGGCTATTGATAGGGAAAGCCTTGAATTGAAACCTATTGAGCCGGAGAGTTTACATGCTCGACTATTTTCACAACATAAGAAATGGGTGACTGGAGACGACATTGAATTACTTATTAGTACCAGAGAGGACATGGTTTCAGAGGATGCCCTGAAACTGATTTACATTACTGTGGTCGACATGTTTTTGTTGGGCCAAGATGAGCGCGGGCATGTGGATGATTTCTTGTGGACTATGGCCGAGGATTTACACGCATTTAAGACGTTCCCTTGGGGTACGTATGTCTACAGTAAGAGTCAACATTACATCCGGTTGGccaggaaagaaagaaaattgactaGTAAAGGTGGGAAGAAAATCAACCTTTATGGTTTTGTATGGGAGTTTAAG ATCACCGAGATGCTGAAACAAACTCTAGATATGTTGCGAAGAATAGATGGGGAAATGAGTCAG gcatcTATAGTAAGATTTTGGGAACAGGAGTACGAGGGCAACATGAGGGTTTTTGCGTCTTCTATCGTATCTGTCCTGGAAGAGTGGACCGGTTTCATCGACGGGCACACTAACGGGAGTCTCCCTTGGTGGACGGTCGATTAT ATTTGCTTAAAAGATAGGAGAGTTGTCATATATGATTCCAATGCCATGAATGAAGAAAATCGTAGGAGCAGGGCTGAATCTATTCAACCACTTGTGAGCTTGTTACCCATTCTACTAAAGAAAGCTGCATATTATGAACATGTAACTGCAACTGCGACACTAGACAGAGATTGGGAAGTGGAGAATACTGATCCTCAGAAGTTGCCTCAACAACCAGatgg GGCCAGCTGCGGGTGCTACGTTATCAAATACGTTGAGGACATATTGAGGCATAATGAAGATCACTGGCAGATGCACCCGACTGTGGATGTCCGTACCCTCTGGAGACAGAttggaatatttttgtatagacatagcACG TGTTATTGA